A single Anopheles maculipalpis chromosome 3RL, idAnoMacuDA_375_x, whole genome shotgun sequence DNA region contains:
- the LOC126562217 gene encoding transmembrane protein 135-like, which translates to MQVLSKMTPVPVTCLEYVHPWTQSCTLATAELMIVGVQYCLRIYAAVYALSLVMRGRIPTLPELKKTLRGWLQSTAFLTTNAFSYSMLMCSIRRVMGNYNFYTASYVPAFFAALISIMVERSSRRALLALYVSNVATETMWNILQSRGLVKSIPHGEIAIFGLATSVLMYCFRKNRQETYRDSMFDVVKFAIGDSEVMKVAPIAATPEEPTSREQNPRTSKSPKYPLPFIQAVLQAYLQLTGRLKAMGKHRLCRHRYGCLYDTLSSGGRMFSIGLGIQVVMKAVLQMRKFISRPELIRKTFLNKEIARLGLFLGGFTSIYKMSSCLLRHFTDSDSPMFAFPSGLLASVAFAFYSDNTIALYIMWKTLQITYNWGIEKGYLPRVPGFTVMLYAVSTALLFHAATIEPQNLRPSYWKFLHSISGGRICIMDRSGFDVYGLDTSGQIRAMMKLCKTEPILQGQLS; encoded by the exons ATGCAGGTACTAAGCAAGATGACACCGGTGCCCGTCACCTGCCTTGAATATGTGCACCCGTGGACGCAATCGTGCACACTGGCAACGGCGGAACTGATGATTGTCGGTGTGCAGTACTGTTTACGGATATATGCGGCCGTTTATGCG CTGTCCCTCGTAATGCGCGGTCGCATACCGACACTGCCAGAGCTGAAGAAAACACTGCGCGGTTGGCTGCAATCGACCGCCTTCCTAACAACGAATGCATTTAGCTACTCCATGCTTATGTGCTCGATACGAAGAGTGATGGGAAACTACAACTTCTATACGGCCTCCTATGTGCCAGCATTCTTTGCCGCACTCATATCGATCATGGTAGAACGCTCGTCCCGGCGGGCACTGTTAGCCCTGTATGTATCGAACGTAGCGACCGAAACCATGTGGAACATACTGCAATCGAGAGGATTAGTGAAATCTATCCCACACGGAGAGATTGCCATTTTTGGCCTAGCTACCTCGGTGCTGATGTACTGCTTCCGGAAAAACCGTCAAGAAACCTACCGGGATTCAATGTTTGACGTTGTGAAGTTTGCGATCGGTGATAGTGAGGTGATGAAAGTGGCTCCAATTGCGGCGACGCCCGAAGAACCAACCAGCCGGGAACAGAACCCACGGACTTCGAAAAGTCCAAAGTACCCGTTACCATTCATACAGGCTGTTCTGCAAGCCTATCTACAGCTTACGGGACGGTTGAAGGCGATGGGAAAGCATCGGCTCTGTCGCCATCGGTACGGATGTCTGTACGATACGCTCTCTAGTGGTGGACGCATGTTTTCGATCGGTCTTGGGATACAGGTCGTGATGAAAGCGGTGCTCCAAATGCGAAAGTTCATTAGCCGACCTGAACTGATACGCAAAACGTTCCTTAACAAGGAGATAGCTCGATTGGGGCTGTTTCTCGGTGGATTTACCTCTATTTATAAG ATGTCTTCCTGTCTGCTACGTCATTTTACCGACAGTGATAGTCCAATGTTTGCCTTTCCTAGCGGTCTTTTAGCTAGTGTCGCATTCGCCTTCTACTCTGACAACACGATTGCCTTGTACATTATGTGGAAAACGTTACAG ATAACCTATAACTGGGGTATAGAAAAAGGTTACTTACCGAGAGTGCCCGGGTTCACCGTGATGCTGTACGCCGTCAGTACCGCACTACTATTTCATGCTGCCACAATCGAGCCGCAAAATCTACGACCCAGCTACTGGAAATTCTTACACTCTATCTCGGGTGGAAG AATTTGCATCATGGATCGTAGTGGGTTCGATGTGTACGGTTTGGATACATCCGGCCAAATACGCGCAATGATGAAGCTATGTAAAACGGAACCAATCCTTCAGGGCCAACTGAGTTGA